DNA from candidate division TA06 bacterium:
GAGTTTGAGCAGGTTCATAAAATGCTCAACCGGAAAATCTACAATTTGGATCGTTTTTGTAAGTGACCCTAAAATACGGAATCAGTATTTACAATGCTTTGGGAGGTTTTTTGTTGCATATTGCGCATTTTTGAGGTTTAATGATTATCCCATCCGTTCAGGATATGAATTTAATGTCGTTAGAGAACCTAAACTCAACCCCTTCCCTCCTGCGGCGGACAGGTGCGTCCCCTTCTCTTACTTCAGGTTAGTCCTAATTTGTTCAAGAGACGGGGATTGAGGGGATGAGTTCCAAAGTAAGCCAAGTTCTACCGTTCCTGAGTTAATGGTATAATCAGTTTATTTTTTGGGCGGAAACCTTTTGACAGTTTGCCGCGGTTTGGATATGATAAGGATTATGAGTAAAAGCGATGCTCCAAAATTCAGGCTCATTCATGTCGACTGGGCCCGGGGCCTGGCCGTGCCGCTGATGCTGGGTCTGGCCTGGCTGGTGGAAAATTGGAAAGCACTTCGGCCCAGATTTAAAATACTAACAGCAAAGACCTGAAAGCACAGATATCGGACATCGCAGAGCCAAGGCATCACAACTGGATAAACAACGATTCCCAACCGTATGCCCATCGTATAACTATCGTATCTCTAATGCCCGCTAAGAATTCATCCAGTTCCAGGTCTGGCTTTCCGAGCGCTCCAGCCAGTCACCGTTGTCGGTCATATAGGCGTAGACGTTGGAAAGCGCCTCGTAATGCTTGGTCTCTTCGGTCATCAGGTGCTTAAAGAAATCCTTCTCCGGCCCTTCCACCGCTTCCTTCCAAAGCTTTTCGTACATCTTATAGCTGTACCACTCCATATCCATGGCCACCTTCATCCCCGAGGTATTGTCCGGCTTCAGCTTTGCCCCGTCCCGGTTGAGTTTAAGAAAAAGTTTCTTGATCTCGCTTTCCAGAAAGCCCATCTTTTTGCCCGGCGGCACCGGCCAGGCTTGGCCTTGGATGATGGCGACGTAGATCTCGTTGATCCGCCCGATGTGCTCCACCTCCTGCAGGGCCAGCTGGTCGTAAAGCTTTTTGGCCAGAATGTTGCCGGTCTTCTGGGACATCTTAAGATAAAAGGCGCTGCCCTTGTGCTCCAGCTTTAAGGCGGCCTTCAGGGCCTTGGGCATGTTCTTTAAAGTTTTCATCTTTTTCCCCTTATGGCGGTTAGGGCGCCTGTTCTGTTAGGCGCTTGATAATACAAAAAGCTGCCGGGATTCAAATATACCCCAATGCCGGGATATAGTCAATTTGGAATTTTAAATCTCCTCTATGTAAGGGGGTTTTTCATTCCGCCTGCTCAGCCTGCTCCACCTGCAAAATAAATCCCTCATCCTGTCTTACCCACTTCCCCAAAAGCCTGAGCTTTTTCCCCAGATAATCCGAAATCAGGGCCGGCCGGTTTCTTGGCCCGCCGGGCCGGGGCGGCGGTACAGAAATGGGAAGCCAAGGCTGGACCCGGATGCTGTTCCCCTGCCCGTCGCCGAGGGTTATTTTGAGGTCGGTAAAATAATTTGTTCCCGAATTATTCAGTTCCCCTTTTACCTCTATCAGCTTATCGGCGTATTTTTCCTGGTTCGCCGACAGTTCGAAAAGCTTCAGCTTGAAAGGTTTTACCGTCCCCAGTCCCTGCCGGCAGCAACCGGCTGAGATTAACAGAGACACTACGATCAGCCAAACCGAATATTTTTTCATACTCTGCCTTTGTTTTTGGTTAAAAACCAAAACGAGGCCGAAAAACATTCAACCTCGTTTGGCAAAACGCGTTGGGACTTAAAAGGCCTTGGCCATGGCGAAAATGCTCTTCAGCTTCTCGTTGGTCTCCCGCAGGCGGGCCGAAAGGGTTTTGATGAACACCGAAAGCAGCTTGTAAGCCAGTTCCTTGTCCTCGGAGAGCATTTTCTTAAAATCCCGCTTGTAAATTGCCAGAAGCTTCACCGGCCCCTGGTGGGCTATGGCCGCGGCCGAACGGGGGAAATCGTCGATCAGGGCCATCTCCCCGAAATATTCCCCGGGTCGCAGGATCTTCAGGGCCTCTTCGCCCATCCCCGGCACCATGGTGGAAATCCTGACCTCGCCCTCGGTCACGATGTAAAAAGCGTCGCCGATCTCGCCCTCCTGGAAAACGGCCGCTTCCTTATCGTAGCTCTTGTCGTAGGCCAGACCCATTATCTTCTCCAGCTCCGGCTGGGAAAGGTCGTTGAACAAATAAACCTTGCGCAACAATTCGGAACCTTTATTTACCGCGGGCATATTACCTCTGTTGAAATTATTATTGTGGGGCCGGACTTTCATCTATCTCCTGGATGGAAAGCGCCCGCTTGACATCGTCGTGTCCCAGATATCCCAGATCCACCAGGCATTCGCCGATCTTCTTGCCCTCGCTCTGTATCTGATGGCGGCGGGCTTCGTTGATGTGCGCCACCGAAACGTAACCCAGCGAGACCAGGATCTCGCCGATCAGTTTTTTTTGTGCGGCCATTATTGCCTGCTTTGCTTCAGAGATTAAGGTTTTAGTTGCTGCTGGAGCGGAACTTTTTTTATCAGCCTGATCCGGTCGCCGGGCTTGATGTCCTCGATGATCGAATTAGTGATGTAGGCCGAACAGGTGGTCTGGCGGGGGTTCAACACCTGAATGGTGCCGATCACCGTTTCCAGCTTCTCCACTTTTTCGCCTCCGGCCGGGTTGGATATTTTGCCCTGCCGCCGGTAGATCTCGAAGACATCGCCGATGCCGATGCCGTCATCCAGCCCCCTGTCCAGATAGACCACCCGGTAGGCGGTGGCGGCTTCGATCGGAGACTTGGCGGCTACGATGAAACCTTCCGGGGTCTTGGCCACGGCCAGCATGGGGTCGCCCATGGTGATCTTAGGCACACTGAATTTTTCGTAACGTTTAAGCGTCTCCTTGCGGGTAACGGCTTCCATGCTGCGGATTATTCTGGCCTGGCCCGACTGGGGACCCACCTCGGTCATCCGAACCAGCCCCACGATGGTCACAATTTTTCCCAGCTTATTTTTGCTCTGCGGGTGGAAAACTTCTTCTCCCATGCGGTAGATGGTCAAAGTATCGCCGGGATTAAGGCCGTTGTCGCTGCCGGCCGTGATATAAACGATGTCGTTGGGCATCAGGTAATCGCTGATGGGCTTGTCGGCCCCGTTGATGTAAGCCAGGGGCTTTTCCTCTTCGGCCGTAATATAGCCCGAAGAAAAAACCAGTTCCTCGGAGACCACCGGCACGATCAGCTTCCTGACTACCACCTGGCCGCTAGAAATTTTTACCGGTCCCGCGGTCTGGGGCTCCGGCTCGGGTTCTGGTTCTGGCTCCGGTTCTAGTTCCGGCTCCGGTGCGGGTTCCGGCTCCGGTGCGGCCTGCGCCTGGGCGGGGGCCGGAGTGGTATCCACCGCTGCCGGGGTTATGATTTTGGAAGTATCCGGTGCGGTGGCCATGGCTTCGGGGGTCAAAGGAATGATCAATTCCTGCCCGGGATATATCCAGTGCGGGTCTTTGATCTTATCTTTGTTGGCGTTATAGATTATGGGCCAGGAAGCCGGGTTGCCTAGCTCCTGCTCGGCTATTCCGTGCAGGGTCTCGTCTAATAATACCGTGTGAGTGGTCTTTCCCTCCTGCGCCCAGGCGGCATAACCAAAACAGGCCAGAGCCGCAGCGGCGATAAGAAAAAACCCAAACCTCTTCTGGGACATGATTTTTCCCTCCTAAAAGTTTTTATTTCTTTACTCGCGAAGCGTTGGCGTATTTAAGCCGCAGCTCGTTAAGTATCTCCAGGCACAGCCGTTCCTCGGCCGGGGTCAGGTTGCCCTTGGTTTTTTCCTGCAACAGGATGATGGTGTCGATGTTGTGGCCGGCCAGGGCCAGATCGGTCTTCTGCTGCTGATCCACCGGGTTGGGCACTTCGCCCAGGTTCACCAATGCCGAAGTGGCCAGCATATAGAACAGCGATTCCATGCTGGGCGAAGGCAATGAATTATTGGGAGGTTCTGCCATTTTGCTTAACTCGTGCTTTAATCTTAGTTTTTATCATACTTTGGCCTAAAAAGCAATACTTTTTTTACTTTTTTTTAAATATTATTGCATAGCAAGGCATAAAAGTAGTGGAATATAAGAAACGAGACCTCTGCGGAACCCCCCACCGAAAACACTGAAATTTTGGAAACACGGAACAATGTCCGTTAATCATGGGCTTTACTTAAAGATTTCCGTTCCTGCCTATCTTCAAAGTAGTAGAATATGTTTATTATTCCCGCTTTACTTCCTCCACGATATAGCTCTCCACGATGTCGCCCTTCTTGATGTCGTTGAAGCCGTCCAGACCCAAGCCGCACTCAAACCCGTTCTGCACTTCGCGCACGTCGTCCTTAAAGCGCTTGAGCGAAGCCAGTTTCCCGCCGAATACCTCCAC
Protein-coding regions in this window:
- a CDS encoding DUF1844 domain-containing protein, which gives rise to MAEPPNNSLPSPSMESLFYMLATSALVNLGEVPNPVDQQQKTDLALAGHNIDTIILLQEKTKGNLTPAEERLCLEILNELRLKYANASRVKK
- a CDS encoding ferritin family protein, producing the protein MKTLKNMPKALKAALKLEHKGSAFYLKMSQKTGNILAKKLYDQLALQEVEHIGRINEIYVAIIQGQAWPVPPGKKMGFLESEIKKLFLKLNRDGAKLKPDNTSGMKVAMDMEWYSYKMYEKLWKEAVEGPEKDFFKHLMTEETKHYEALSNVYAYMTDNGDWLERSESQTWNWMNS
- a CDS encoding LysM peptidoglycan-binding domain-containing protein, with amino-acid sequence MSQKRFGFFLIAAAALACFGYAAWAQEGKTTHTVLLDETLHGIAEQELGNPASWPIIYNANKDKIKDPHWIYPGQELIIPLTPEAMATAPDTSKIITPAAVDTTPAPAQAQAAPEPEPAPEPELEPEPEPEPEPEPQTAGPVKISSGQVVVRKLIVPVVSEELVFSSGYITAEEEKPLAYINGADKPISDYLMPNDIVYITAGSDNGLNPGDTLTIYRMGEEVFHPQSKNKLGKIVTIVGLVRMTEVGPQSGQARIIRSMEAVTRKETLKRYEKFSVPKITMGDPMLAVAKTPEGFIVAAKSPIEAATAYRVVYLDRGLDDGIGIGDVFEIYRRQGKISNPAGGEKVEKLETVIGTIQVLNPRQTTCSAYITNSIIEDIKPGDRIRLIKKVPLQQQLKP
- a CDS encoding cyclic nucleotide-binding domain-containing protein, which produces MPAVNKGSELLRKVYLFNDLSQPELEKIMGLAYDKSYDKEAAVFQEGEIGDAFYIVTEGEVRISTMVPGMGEEALKILRPGEYFGEMALIDDFPRSAAAIAHQGPVKLLAIYKRDFKKMLSEDKELAYKLLSVFIKTLSARLRETNEKLKSIFAMAKAF